In one window of Mytilus trossulus isolate FHL-02 chromosome 7, PNRI_Mtr1.1.1.hap1, whole genome shotgun sequence DNA:
- the LOC134726300 gene encoding uncharacterized protein LOC134726300 has translation MSSNDIGLMPYGEPQLEDEQKQQESLTIPNENMKRGIEITEDQNNIKSPKGDRINEYCNYTPLKPKKKGRPKGKPKRKASNFMTPPKKSLIRNQRANPETWKKNIRKKLRLSGKEYISAKGKVVEEKKVKSVDCSKCTYKCNLGIDEEHRQQIFTTFWSLDTDARKKDFIIATLLS, from the coding sequence ATGTCGTCCAATGATATTGGCTTAATGCCATATGGTGAACCCCAGTTAGAAgatgaacaaaaacaacaagaaaGTTTGACCATTCctaatgaaaatatgaaaagggGAATTGAAATAACTGAAGACCAAAACAATATTAAGAGTCCTAAAGGGGATAGAATTAATGAGTATTGTAATTACACTCCACTTAAACCAAAGAAAAAAGGCAGACCAAAAGGAAAACCAAAGAGGAAAGCTTCGAATTTTATGACACCACCAAAAAAGTCTTTAATTAGAAATCAGAGAGCTAACCCTGAAACATGGAAGAAGAATATTAGGAAAAAACTGAGACTTTCAGGAAAAGAGTATATTTCAGCAAAAGGAAAAgttgttgaagaaaaaaaagtgaaatctgTAGACTGTTCAAAATGCACTTATAAATGTAATTTAGGTATCGATGAGGAGCATAGGCAGCAAATTTTCACAACATTTTGGTCTCTAGATACAGACGCCAGAAAGAAAGATTTTATCATCGCTACCCTGCTTTCCTGA
- the LOC134724837 gene encoding WD repeat domain phosphoinositide-interacting protein 4-like, with the protein MSSNGILSLHFNQDHGCFTVSTESGLRIYNVEPLTQKLYLGHEQVGSVAHVEMLYRTNLLAIIGGGSLPRFDEKAVLIWDESQKDVQKKAVMDITFSQPVVNVKMKTDRLIVVLRNQVHVFTFPNNPHKLDSFDTRDNPKGLCEVSSLGQTLAFPGPKCGSVQIVNLDTAQPGQSTAPVIISTHQTELACLALNQRGTLLATASKKGTLIRVFDINTKKKIAEFRRGADPAVVYCINFSHDSEFLCASSDKGTVHIFAVQDMELNRRSTFKTMGFLGTYVESQWGLANFTVAAECACICAFGPSHSVIAICVDGTFHKYVFTTGGNCNREAYDNFLEMGDDLE; encoded by the exons ATGTCATCCAATGGAATTCTTTCCTTACACTTTAATCAGGATCAtg gTTGTTTTACAGTTTCAACAGAGTCTGGTTTGAGAATTTACAATGTTGAACCATTAACACAAAAGCTCTATTTGG gcCATGAACAAGTTGGTAGTGTTGCACATGTTGAAATGTTATATAGAACAAACCTCCTGGCGATCATAGGAGGAGGTAGTCTCCCAAGGTTTGATGAAAAAGCAG ttttaatatGGGATGAATCACAGAAAGATGTACAGAAGAAAGCAGTCATGGATATCACTTTCTCACAACCTGTTGttaatgttaaaatgaaaacagacag GTTAATAGTGGTTCTGAGGAACCAAGTTCATGTGTTTACTTTCCCTAACAATCCTCATAAACTGGATTCTTTTGATACCAGAGATAATCCTAAAG GTCTGTGTGAAGTTAGTTCATTAGGACAGACCCTAGCATTTCCTGGACCAAAATGTGGAAGTGTTCAAATTGTG aatctAGACACAGCCCAGCCAGGTCAGTCTACAGCACCTGTGATAATCAGTACCCATCAGACAGAACTGGCATGTTTAGCTCTCAATCAGAGAGGTACTTTATTGGCAACAGCTTCCAAAAAG GGTACATTGATCAGAGTGTTTGATATCAATACCAAGAAGAAGATAGCTGAGTTCAGGAGAGGAGCTGATCCTGCCGTAGTATACTG tataaaTTTCAGTCATGATTCAGAGTTTCTTTGTGCATCAAGTGATAAAGGAACTGTACATATATTTGCTGTTCAAGACATGGAGCTCAATAGAAGATCAAC ATTTAAGACGATGGGTTTTCTGGGGACATATGTGGAATCACAATGGGGGTTGGCTAACTTCACTGTAGCTGCTGAATGTGCATGTATTTGTGCATTTGGGCCGAGCCATTCTGTGATAG CAATTTGTGTTGACGGGACATTTCATAAATATGTGTTCACGACAGGCGGTAATTGTAACAGAGAGGCTTATGACAATTTCCTGGAGATGGGAGACGATTTGGAATAG